The following proteins come from a genomic window of Eulemur rufifrons isolate Redbay chromosome 24, OSU_ERuf_1, whole genome shotgun sequence:
- the TRAPPC6A gene encoding LOW QUALITY PROTEIN: trafficking protein particle complex subunit 6A (The sequence of the model RefSeq protein was modified relative to this genomic sequence to represent the inferred CDS: inserted 2 bases in 2 codons), whose protein sequence is MAAAVLFEFLHAEMVAELGARDPDPDPDPGPGGQKRSLSVLEGTGFRVGQALGERLPRETPAFREELDALKFLCKDLWVAVFXKEVDSLCTNHQGTYVLQDNSFPLLISMALGXQYLEEAPQFLAFTCGLLQGALRTQGFQSLVTSSVATLPACKFQVVVQES, encoded by the exons ATGGCGGCTGCTGTGCTGTTCGAGTTTTTGCACGCGGAGATGGTAGCGGAGCTGGGGGCTcgcgaccccgaccccgaccccgaccccggcCCTGGG GGACAGAAGAGGAGCCTGTCCGTCCTGGAGGGCACAGGCTTCCGCGTGGGCCAGGCTCTGGGTGAGAG GCTGCCCCGGGAGACTCCGGCCTTCAGGGAGGAGCTGGATGCCCTAAAGTTCCTGTGCAAAGACCTGTGGGTGGCCGTGT CCAAAGAGGTGGACAGCCTGTGCACCAACCACCAG GGGACCTACGTCCTGCAGGACAACAGCTTCCCTCTCCTCATCTCGATGGCCTTGG CGCAGTACCTGGAGGAAGCACCCCAG tTCCTGGCCTTCACCTGCGGCCTCCTGCAAGGCGCCCTCCGTACCCAAGGCTTCCAGAGCTTGGTCACCTCCTCCGTGGCAACCCTGCCCGCCT GTAAGTTCCAGGTGGTGGTCCAGGAATCCTGA
- the NKPD1 gene encoding NTPase KAP family P-loop domain-containing protein 1 — protein sequence MHKRYNVHFAKGPQTPTDCYFLDPELGQQKGCCHQWRHDPAAPRVHGPCWPSPQSRWQQAYHCHKGVRGSCHQGPQPPVLQHRRQPQLPPPSPSWQQLCATHRAQKGLPATTTAPRGPASAPRPPPRPTTSPSTAPVMASGGPALPSTAGALLEPSEPTDARPLPAPAACGSFTYSSGILTEDDVYCSCLAKTLCHVPVPVTVGFYAPFGCRLHMMLDKITALMQQEAAQRELEELQHVQWQPRGVRGWSLPQLLWYLVFLQPIITEVHLRRKNVQFLFIRFSAWQYAGTDKLWAGLVTTLCEGIRHHYGPLPFSVYSVMGNKPLTTPGCCQREWHCRRRVCLGLLGLLAALALGVALLYLSLGGHEHGHGGPGGSLLKVFGGAATTLSGSGLLMAVYSVGKHLFVSQRKKIERLVSREKFGSQLGFMCEVKKEVELLTDFLCFLEIYQRRRLRVVLEVTGLDTCYPERVVGVLNAINTLLSDSHAPFIFILVVDPSILAACLESAGNMKGTADNGYLFLNRTVTLPFSVPIMGPRTKLQFLHDAVQSRDDLLYREITGKPRPLAGGGGGGEGAQLLAVETQAGPEHAQGRVDAEAARSIQEALFCLHDERDCLYEYVPDNVVSMRRIVNTVPITVRLLQQQQGDLGGPTPRQAVAWVVLANQWPCRLSWALQCLEDRQQAGGAPDGRARLWDVFRDNSRELHTMTKALQNVLDLDGDPELFERFLGADFPFTVAEAQSLLRCTVNLDHSIRRRMGLIRAVSALKPPSPPKSPAHDAPHAANGANHVSRASPIGHAAGHTSEAHHPRDRAHGSKPRPVA from the exons ATGCACAAGCGCTACAATGTCCACTTCGCCAAGGGCCCCCAGACCCCCACCGACTGCTACTTCTTGGACCCAGAGTTGGGGCAGCAAAAAG gaTGCTGTCATCAGTGGCGCCATGACCCAGCTGCCCCACGAGTCCACGGGCCCTGTTGGCCATCCCCCCAGTCACGCTGGCAGCAGGCCTACCACTGCCACAAGGGGGTACGTGGCAGCTGCCaccagggcccccagccccccGTCCTGCAGCACCGGCGGCAGCCCCagctcccacctcccagcccctcaTGGCAGCAGCTCTGCGCCACTCACAGGGCCCAGAAGGGGCTCCCTGCTACCACCACTGCCCCCAGGGGACCAGCCAGCGCCCCCCGGCCGCCCCCCAGGCCTACCACCTCGCCTAGCACGGCACCCGTCATGGCCAGCGGCGGCCCAGCGCTGCCCTCCACAGCCGGCGCCCTCCTGGAGCCCAGCGAGCCCACTGATGCCCGGCCCCTGCCCGCGCCCGCGGCCTGCGGCTCCTTCACCTACAGCTCCG gcATCCTGACAGAGGATGACGTCTACTGCAGCTGCCTAGCAAAGACACTCTGCCACGTGCCTGTCCCTGTGACTGTGGGTTTCTATGCCCCCTTCGGCTGCCGCCTGCACATGATGCTGGACAAGATCACCG CGCTGATGCAGCAAGAGGCGGCGCAGCGCGAGCTGGAGGAGCTGCAGCACGTGCAGTGGCAGCCGCGGGGCGTGCGCGGCTGGAGCCTCCCGCAGCTGCTGTGGTACCTGGTGTTCCTGCAGCCGATCATCACCGAGGTGCACCTGCGGCGCAAGAACGTGCAGTTCCTCTTCATCCGCTTCAGCGCCTGGCAGTACGCGGGCACCGACAAGCTGTGGGCCGGGCTGGTGACCACGCTGTGCGAGGGCATCCGCCACCACTACGGCCCGCTGCCCTTCAGTGTGTACTCGGTGATGGGCAACAAGCCGCTCACGACGCCGGGCTGCTGCCAGCGCGAGTGGCACTGCCGGCGCCGCGTgtgcctggggctgctggggctgctggcGGCGCTGGCCCTGGGCGTGGCCCTGCTGTACCTGTCGCTGGGCGGCCACGAGCACGGCCACGGCGGCCCGGGCGGCAGCCTGCTCAAGGTGTTCGGCGGCGCCGCCACCACGCTGTCGGGCTCGGGACTGCTCATGGCCGTGTACTCGGTGGGCAAGCACCTGTTCGTGAGCCAGCGCAAGAAGATCGAGCGGCTGGTGTCGCGCGAGAAGTTCGGCAGCCAGCTGGGCTTCATGTGCGAGGTGAAGAAGGAGGTGGAGCTGCTCACCGACTTCCTGTGCTTCCTGGAGATCTACCAGCGGCGGCGGCTGCGCGTCGTGCTCGAGGTCACCGGGCTGGACACGTGCTACCCGGAGCGCGTGGTGGGCGTGCTCAACGCCATCAACACGCTGCTGTCCGACAGCCACGCGCCCTTCATCTTCATCCTGGTCGTGGACCCCAGCATCCTGGCCGCGTGCCTCGAGAGCGCCGGCAACATGAAGGGGACGGCGGACAACGGCTACCTCTTCCTCAACCGCACCGTCACGCTGCCCTTCTCCGTGCCCATCATGGGCCCCCGCACCAAGCTGCAGTTCCTGCACGACGCCGTGCAGAGCCGCGACGACCTGCTCTACCGCGAGATCACGGGCAAGCCGCGGCCGctggcgggcgggggcgggggcggcgagGGCGCGCAGCTGCTGGCGGTGGAGACGCAGGCGGGGCCCGAGCACGCGCAGGGCCGCGTGGACGCCGAGGCGGCGCGCAGCATCCAGGAGGCGCTCTTTTGCCTGCACGACGAGCGCGACTGCCTCTACGAGTACGTGCCCGACAACGTGGTGTCCATGCGGCGCATCGTCAACACGGTGCCCATCACCGTGCGtctgctgcagcagcagcagggtgACTTGGGGGGCCCCACGCCGCGCCAGGCCGTGGCTTGGGTGGTGCTCGCCAACCAGTGGCCCTGCCGCCTCAGCTGGGCGCTGCAGTGCCTGGAGGACCGGCAGCAGGCGGGGGGCGCGCCCGACGGCCGCGCGCGCCTCTGGGACGTGTTCCGCGACAACAGCCGCGAGCTGCACACCATGACCAAGGCGTTGCAGAACGTGCTCGACCTGGACGGTGACCCCGAGCTTTTCGAGCGCTTCTTGGGTGCTGACTTCCCCTTCACTGTGGCCGAGGCGCAGAGCCTGCTGCGCTGCACGGTCAACCTGGACCACTCCATCCGCCGCCGCATGGGTCTCATCCGAGCTGTCAGCGCGCTCAAGCCCCCCAGCCCGCCCAAGTCCCCTGCCCACGACGCCCCCCACGCTGCCAACGGAGCCAACCACGTCTCCAGGGCGTCCCCAATAGGCCACGCTGCAGGACACACCAGCGAAGCCCACCATCCCCGGGACCGGGCCCATGGGAGCAAGCCAAGGCCGGTGGCCTGA
- the BLOC1S3 gene encoding biogenesis of lysosome-related organelles complex 1 subunit 3 encodes MASQGRRRRPPRRPETMVPGEAAETDSELSASSSEEEELYLGPSGPTRGRPTGLRVAGEAAETDSDSDPEPTAAPRDLPPLVVQRESAGEAWAAEEAPAPAPARSLLQLRLAESQARLDHDVAAAVSGVYRRAGRDVAALASRLAAAQAAGLAAAHSVRLARGDLCALAERLDIVAGCRLLPDIRGVPGTEPEQDPGPRA; translated from the coding sequence ATGGCGTCCCAGGGTCGTCGGCGGAGGCCGCCGCGGAGGCCAGAGACCATGGTGCCGGGGGAGGCGGCCGAGACCGATTCGGAGCTCTCCGCGTCCTCgtcggaggaggaggagctgtaCCTGGGGCCTTCGGGCCCTACGCGCGGCCGCCCCACAGGGCTGCGGGTGGCCGGGGAGGCCGCAGAAACCGACTCGGACTCGGACCCGGAGCCGACTGCGGCGCCGAGGGACCTGCCTCCGCTAGTGGTGCAACGGGAGTCGGCGGGGGAGGCCTGGGCCGCGGAGGAGGCCCCGGCACCCGCCCCTGCGCGCTCGCTGCTGCAGCTCCGGCTGGCCGAGAGCCAGGCAAGGCTGGACCACGATGTGGCGGCTGCCGTGAGCGGCGTGTACCGCCGTGCGGGCCGCGATGTGGCTGCCCTGGCCAGCAGGCTGGCTGCCGCCCAGGCCGCGGGGTTGGCGGCGGCTCATAGTGTGCGCCTGGCTCGAGGGGACCTTTGCGCGCTGGCTGAACGCCTGGACATAGTGGCTGGCTGCCGTCTGCTGCCGGACATCCGTGGCGTGCCGGGGACCGAGCCCGAGCAAGACCCTGGGCCGCGGGCCTAG